From Salvelinus alpinus chromosome 20, SLU_Salpinus.1, whole genome shotgun sequence:
TCACTTTTCGGTCACTATCGCCTAATTGTTATTTTCCACTTCTGCAGTAAGTATCTGAAACGATTTGGATGCAATACATATTGTGATGTTTACAAGACTACCAGTTAATAGAACATAGTGGAACTTTGGCCAAAATTGTGTACATTGTTTTCCTTTCAAATATATAAACATGAGAGTAGGAACTAGCGACGGGAATTGGGCCTGTGTCGCACTTTGTTTCCAAACAGCGATACCTAGTGACGCCTAAGTTACTAGTATGACATGTAACTAATATTGTATCGAACTATGAAACATTGTTGACACATTGTTACAGTGTAACTTCAGCGGAAATGTTGCTATTTGGTAGTGCCTATTGGAATGTATCTAGTAATCCTGCGTTATTCGGATAGGTATTAAAATAATTTATCCAGCAAATGGTCTCAAAATGTCTTAATAAAGGTGAATAAATAATGGTTTTAATGACAGGCCTTAAAACTTAAATAATTGTTCATttggaacaaaacaaaaataaccaCACTTTTTTTCTTACAAATTTAGAATGCATCAGCAGGGGGCATGTTGGGTAAAGATCTCATTACAACTCCGTGAAATGTAGGCGACACAGGAACAGTGTCCCAGACTTGACCAAGCTAAATGATCAAACCATTTAACCGTTAGGTGTTTTACATCGCAGATCGATATCTCATCAGAATCCACTTGGTGAGTATACATGCGTCTTAATGTTTTTGCTAAGTTTTAGTCGAAACTACGTTATGAAATTTAATTCAGACTTTGTTATAACAATCTGGATGGCTATTTTGTACTCACATTTTGTACGATTATTATGGTGTTATACGCATTTATACAGTTGATGCTAGAAGGCTTGTCATGCCAGACAGTGTGGTCTGCTGGGTATTTGTGGTAAATGTGATGTCATCATTAACATCAAACTTGTCATCTGAATCATGCAGGAGTCCCTATCTGAAGTTCCCGAGGCTGTATATGTTAAACCTTAAATACCCTGCTAGTCATAGTGTATTTCCAAAACGCAATATCCCCAAAAAATTtaacatttgtgttttttcatcagaaattattgcttatgggtaccttcatgtgtatgtaaaatattactgttctcagattttttattcatagattttagatgtgtatgaaCATGTGTTTTTTTTGCACAATATAGGCCTATCCATAGTTTAGCTGAAATGGAATGTTCTTATCCTGTACatttgactgtgatgtgtggttgtcttacctagctatcttaagatgaatgcacttactgtaagtcgctctgggagagcatctgctaaatgactaaaatgtaaatgttttacgtACAGATATTACTGTATACAATAttgaaaacatttacattttttgtattgatgtcacaaatgtatggATCTGTACAGTTCtttataattaattaattaaatttaaaaatgtagttatttgtttCATTGGACTGTGCAAAATCTAGTAGGAGGCTACTACCTATTTCTCTGAGTGAGGCGAACATATAGCATTTAGCAAAAAAACAGGATTATTGGTCTCTGAGAAATGAACCCATCAAGTGATAGATTCTTAACAAATACAGCACATAGGCTATATGTCATTGAACATCATGTCATGATTAGATAGTGAGAAAACACACATCTCTTTCATAGTTTATTTAAACaagaaaagctaatttaccaacatttctgaaaatgtataTATAGCATTATGGGAAGAAAATATGTGATGTCATTGGCATGGTCTAAAAAACGAGGTCAAATCTTTCTGAGTTGGATCACCCttcaaaacgatttttcccagtctgagctctTTTTTCCCCcgccagttgtcttgaacgcactgaagtcggagatagttcgcagttgttttgaacgcggcataatGTTTCCCTCTTACCCCCTCTTAAGGTGCCCATATCGCATGTCATAATGTCAAAGTCGGATTTCCCTCCAGCCTATGAAGATGCACTACATGGCCCCAGGCCCCGGCATGGGAACTACCCACAGCCCCCACCAGCATATGGACCATACCCTGCTCAGTCCTCAGCACAATACCCAGGACAAGCAGGGTACCCTCTGGGCTACCCTCCATCTGGGATGCCTTATTCCATTCCTCTAGGAATGCCCACCTCCAACACAGGTTCTGGAGCTATTTACTGTACAGTATAATATATGACATATTATGTAAcagaatataaaaaatatatactgttaaTATCTGAAGTTTGTCAAAATAGTTTTACTTGGTCATTATTGACTTCATGTCTTTAATGCAGTGGAAGACGATGAATTTGCATATTCTACAGCATGGGAAAGCATTTCTATTCGACATGCATTCATCCGAAAAGTATGAGATCTTATACCTTTTACACATCGACTTCCTAATCACTCAGTCTACTTATACTGGCTGTGATCATGACAGAATTCACCCCCCTTTTTTTTGTGTTGGAACAGGTGTACTTAATATTGGCTGCTCAGCTCATCGTCACTGTATCAATCGTGGCTGTGTTTACATTTGTGTAAGTGTCAACAGTGTGACATTGTATTATCTCTGTCATACCATGTAATATCAATGTGAGGTCTTTTCTGTTTTAGTTTTCTGTTTGTGTaatgctaacgttttagcattttATCTGTATTACAGTGAGGAAGTCCGTGCGTTTGTCATTAGGAACCCAGCCGTGTATTGGGCATCTTTGTAAGTACTTCATATTCCATTAAGGTTCCTAACTACATGTATTACTCATTCATTATTTTTGAATTATATATTATAATAAAACATGAGCAATATTATTTCATAATAATGGCATCTTTTTCTTCCAGCGCTGTTTATTTAGTCACTTACTGCCTTCTTGTCTGCTGCAAAGGGCCAGGGTAAGATTATCCATGCCCTCTTTATACTCTGCACACAACAGTACACCGTTAAACATCAGATAATGATATTTATCTTTTGATCTTAATAATCTTTGTTTAGGAGACGCTTTCCTTGGAACTTTGTGCTGCTGGCCATTTTTGTAAGTAATGCTTGCAAAAAAGAATCTCTATATCATGTCTTAACACATAATGGAACTAaacctcagcaaaaaaagaaacgcccctttttcaggaccctgtctttcacagATAatacgtaaaaatccaaataacttcacagatcttcattgtaaagggtttaaacactgtttcctatgcttgttcaatgaaccataaacaattaatgaacatgcacctgtggaacggtcgttaaaacactaacagcttacagacggatacttaggatactaaagaggcctttctaatgactctgaaaaacaccaaaataaatatgcccagggtccctgctcatctgcatgaacgtgtcttaggcatgaggactgcagatgtggccagggcaataaattgcaatgtccttacTGTGACGCCTAAGACttcgctacagggagacaggacggacagctgatcgtcctcgcagtggcagaccacagcAACACCTACACAgtatcggtacatccgaacatcacacctgcgcgACAGGTACAGGTTGGCAACAACAACTTCCCGAGTTACAccgggaacgcacaatccctccatctgtgctcagactgtctgcaaaaggctaagagaggctggactgagggcttgtaggcctgttgtaagacaggtcctcaccagacatcaccggcaacaacgtcgcctatgggcacaaacccaccgttgctgtaCCAGACAggcctggcaaaaagtgctcttcactgacgagtcacggttttgtctcaccagggttgatggtttgattcgtgtttatcgtcgaaggactgagcgttacaccgaggcctgttctctggagcgggatcgatttggaggtggagggtccgtcatggtctggggcggtgtgtcacagcatcatcggactgagcttgttgtcattgcaggcaatctcaacgctgtgcgttacagggaagacatcctcctccctcatgtggtacccttcctgcaggctcatcctgacatgaccctccagcatgacaatgccaccacgcaggaaatcagccatactgcttgttctgtgcaagacaggaatgtcagtgtactgccatggccagcgaagagcccgcatctcaatcccattgagcacttctgggacctgttggatcggagggtgagggctagggtaaTTCCCCCCAGGAATGTCCGTgaacttgcaggtgtcttggtggaagagtggggtaacatctcacagcaagaactggcaaaacaggtgcagtccatgaggaggagatgtactgcagtacttcatgcagctggtggccacaccagatactgactgttacttttgattttgacccccctttgttcagggacatattattccatttctgttagatttctgtggaacttgttcagtttatgtctcagttgttgaatcttttgttcatacaaatatttgcacatgttcagtttgctgaaaataaacgcagttgacagtgagaggacgtttctttttttgctgacttTACATTACTGTATAGATATGTTATGATTTTAATGTTTTATATGTCATATTttagacactggccatgtcctaCATGACAGGAACAATATCAAGGTTTGTTATAGAATTTTCATATTTTTTAATTTTCTTTTACATAATACGACTAGAAATACTCATGTAAGGTGAAGTAGTAATGTTTGTTTTGTGACTCAATCTACTTTGCATTTCTTGCAGCTACTATGACACAAAAGCAGTGTTTCTGACCATTGGAATAACAGCAATAGTGTGCATAATTGTCACCATCTTCTGCTTTCAAACTAAGGTACGTGTATAAAAAACTGCCTCTTTAGAACCTAGCTTGTGAGAGTGTCTTTGTTGTCAGTGTCAAATGACTCTTTTGTCTAGGATTACAATGGGCGACTGTCTTTTAAATATTCATGACATTTTGGGTAAGATCTTGTTCAATTCCTCCTTATGTAATCGATTGTCTAAATAAATAGCATACATTGATTCCCTGGGTTTATTGTGCACATTCCATGGTTGTTAATTTTTGTAGACCTTTCATATGAagttattggggcggcaggtagcctagtggttagagcgttgggccggtaacctaaaggttgctggatcgaatcccagatctgacatggtaaaaatctggcagttaacccactgttccctggtaggccgtcattttgaatttgttcttaactgacttgcctacttaaataaaggttaaataaataaaaaattaaatgcaACATTCCAACTATTGGGTCGTTTGTGTACCTTAATGATTGTCGTTTGACCAATGTTGTGAATAACAtgtacagttaaagtcagaagtttacatacacttaggttggagtcattaaaacttgtttttcaaccactccacaaatttcttgttaacaaactatagttttggcaagtcgtttaggacatcttctttgtgcatgacacaagtaatttttccaacgattgtttacagacagattatttaacttataattcactggatcacaattccagtgggtgatAGAGGAATTTTATTCCTATGTGTTTGTTAACCAATTCAATTATAACAAAGCAAACACTCTGTCCgtttctaagaatttgtaaggttcttatttgcataaaatagacaAATACCAGTCTCCAAATTAATCAATAGCTTTATTCTCGAGAGAGCTCTCCTGTGCATATACaaaacagttatttttatccCTTCTCTTAAACTAATGCACATACATTACACACTATATTTGGATTATCTCCTGAAGTCTCaccacagtttattaccacttagctgacagttccagtcccccccagatACGGAAAACCTGGAGGGGCTCTCGCTGTCTTATTTTATCTCCACAGAGTTACAGCtgggtcggttcaaacataggttaaggagtctctttgctttctttcggcacacacatacattcctttCTTCCCCAATGGTTATCATTTTTAATTACCCCTTGTCCGTGCCacataacctctaatcctaatggttaagtttctgggtagaattatttaatcatttatcttaAACCTTGAATTTAAGAGcgactgctaaatgacttaaatgtaaatgtaaataaaatatctTAACAATCCACCCTTAATGACTAAATAATTCATCCTGACATATCAAACACTATATGTAAACATAAATTTTTATACcaaaacaatacatgtatttacatTAGATTCCTCATCAATGACTGTTCTCTGTAATTAATCCAATTATAACTCTTTCGTTTTAGGATTTTCATCATAATCTTCATGAAATAAACAGCCTTTAATTAAACATTGAAAACAGTCATCTACCATTGGCTCCTCATAATTAAAATACACAGAGTCTTCCCCTAGGCCTGGAAGtctgcattcttcatcaaaaaaTAGTCTAAAcataaaaacaataaacaacctaAAAAACCTAAACATTAAAAATTGTCTCATCCAGCTTAGGCTCCTCGTATGAGAAGGAGCCGGGTCCATCTATTAGGTCTGGGGACATGTATTCATCTTTCCACTGGTCAGAGCTCGGAATCGGTCCGTATCTCATCATCTGTAGTGTCATCGATTTCTGGAAATGAGACCTTTCACACCCAGAATCAAACAGTATTCACACGGAACAAAAACACTCATACAGGTGAAAGTGGCCCACAACACAGTGATTATGACAATTTTCCATTTCCCAAACATACTGTCAAATCAATTTGTAAGAGAATTATCCACCCCATAGTTCTCTGCCAGAACCTTGGTCGCTGATCCGTCTGGAGCTGTGTTAGTTAAAAAATAAACGTACAGCAATGAATCCCAATCATTCGACATACCCCGCCCTTTTCTGCCAATTTACATATTGAGAGTCAGTCTATTTTACCAGGCCATGAGGGAGGTGGCGGATAATTGGTCAGAGAACCCTTCACTGCATCCCCAGTCTCATTCACGAATCTCTGTTGCTTATCATAGATGTCATTAATCCAATccacatttgtatttattgtcaACCACCAATATAATGTAGTTGTTAAGTCTTCACCTATTTGATCCATATTTTTGTATTCATCTGTAACTTCCCTGAGGATGCCAATAGCATCCATCTAAACTCCCATCCTGGTCAAAACTCCTCTTGTGCCTACTTTAGCCTCCTATAACTGACCTCTGATGACTAACTCGAACTGGTTTGACCAATAACCCCGGGGCGCAATTTCCCGACCACCCTTTTTGGTAGTTTCTGTCGTATGCGTCCTTTGCTGGTACGAGCCCACCCTACATCAGTTATAGGTGCTGTGAGGTTAAGAATTGTCTCCTGTCCTTCCAAACCTAAGTCCGTCACATTAACGATTACCTTTCAGCCATTCAAATCATCTAAGTTCTCGGTGCCATCCTTGTATCTTTAACACTGGTACTCATCAGGAGTTAAAGTGAACCGAGGTGGGTTGGCTGAGTACTTCAATCTGGCCATCCCAATCCCTGTACAGTTATTTGCTTTCCTAGGGAATTGTTTAATGTTTACCTTAAATCCTACATCTTGATCTTCTTATTTTGTTAGTAACTCATTAGTGAATTATATAGTTTATCTTTTACTTCTTATCAATGACAATGGCGTCATAGAATTAGTACCTACAGGTGGTGGATTTGGATGTATCAGAAAGGTTTCAAAGACTAGGATGCAGCTCAGAGCCCCTACTCTTCCCAAAAACCGCCAACCCCCTCCTGCCCTTAGTCGGTCTGCTAGGTACCACCCCATACTCACACTTCTAGGAGCACACACGGTGAGGAACTGTCGGGGTAGGAAATCTTCGTTTAAGGAGGTAACCCCCGGACCCTGTTGGTTCTCGGTTCTTCTCCTAACTCTGTGTGATCAGCAGTGCTTATATGGGTACATACCTTCTTGCAGTTGGTAACGTGGACCCAAGTGACTCTCAGCTATTCTAATGGCAAAGCGGTGGTTTAACAGAACCTGGTATGGGCCTTCCCAACGGGGCTGCTTCCCGTCTATTCTCCTCAGGGACTGGACCCCCCCCAGTCTCCTGGTTGGattgagtgaatcaccttctcctgtcATTCACCTGTTGGACACAAAATCTTGGGCATACGGGTTTGGTTACCAGAAAGTCTTCTCATGGGTTCTGCTAGTATATCTTCAACTTCTATGTCTACTTGTCTACTTGTTCTGGTCCCTAACTCTGGCATTTTATTTGTTCTACCTGATTAGCTAAAATGTCATCCATTATTTAAAGGCATATATCCTAGTAAACCACTCTAGGGATACTATCTTGACCTAATATTCTAGCTTATTTATTacaattttattttgtatttttttaattagTAGTTCATTATCACATAGGCCACTAGGCCACGACATCTTTCCTATCCTGCCTAGGCCACTGGGCCATCAATAGGCCACTAGGCCCTCATCCCTCCGTTGATACCTGGCTCCGCCCATGTATCAATCTTGATCACATCTAAACAATGACTTAGGTAAAATTAGAGAGGTTGCCTTTGTGCCAATCTAGTAACTTCCTTAACTGTGGCTCAAAGCTGACTTTCCTGCAGTAATTCTTTGTCTATACTAACTTCCTCCTTCAAGTGagaatctgtgtgtgtgggtgttgctTTCCGACAGCCCTTTTTGCTTCCTCTTCTGTCTGTCAATTATATGGGTTGTTGCCAAATCTTGACTAAGTGTCTTACTGTCTGAACTCATAGATTCTGGAAAGATTACCTGTCTATGGTGGCCATCTCTAAAGTAATTACATAGGTTGATTAAGGTTATCTCTGTGTTCTCAATAATTCGGAATCAACACAAATGTAATTTATCCCTGTCCTGTTGGCCTAGATTATGTTCTAAATACTTAACATAAATCTACCGTTAATCCAAGGCTATGCCATTTCTTTCTTCTCATTGGTTCAAATTACACTATGTAAAAGAACTATAAACTTATTCATAATTATCAATTACTCAATTTTCCTTAAAATCAGTATCACAAATTACCTCTAATTCTCCATCCAAATGGCCCTCCCATGAGGCTGATCAGAGCACAAGGGAAAGCCATGATAGAGATCAAGAGTCATACCACCCTTTTACATTCGTTTTCCATACTATATTAGACAAATTGAAGAAAAACCATCAAACAATTTCTTACATGTTGTATCCCAGGTTCCCAGTACATTCCCTTATCAAAAGAATTCACGTGTTTTAAAACTCAAAAAATAAAACTTCTCATATTTCACATGTGTGTACCCCTTTTAGATATCGTTTCTCTAGGAAAATGGAAACATCCACAAACCCAAAGGCTAAAAACAAACATATCCAGGCCTTTGCAATTTTGGTAGAAACATGCCTCTGTCTCACTCGCTCCCTTCAAGATAACAGCCCCGGGAAACATTTCCAAAGAAAAACAATGAAGCATTCCTTTTCCCAGAAAAACCACTTTGTCAGACTACCCGGACTCAGAAATCCAACCGTTGACtacaaacaaaacctaataatcATTCCTTTTAAATTATTCTCCTCACTGGTCATATGTGAAACCCATTCGCAGACAGTCTCCCAAAATTCTTAATAGGAATATCCTTTCATTAGATACCCACAACTGTGATTAACGTGCACTGTCCCTTTAAAATAATATTAACTAACCTGCAATCCCCTTTACCGACCGGACATggttccacgtaatggaaacagattataatgTTTAGAATACGTTAACTTCCTCTTCAAATCcactggtgttacctaaacaatcaaaccaaaaagttctctctcttcctttcctctcttgACTTTTTTTTACTCGGTCACAATGTTTACAGGGAGCCTTACACTCCCGGGCGACATGTCCTGTCTCATCGCAATTGAAACCTTTTCTATCCTTCTTGGTTAGACACTCTCGGTTATTATGACCTGTTTTGTTACAATATTTACACGGTGCCTCACAATCCCTGGCAAAGTGCCCGCTCTGGCTACAATTATAACATTTCTCATTATTTCTatctgtcccctttcctcccttGCTGGAAGGTTTCTGTTTACAATCGCGGTGATTATGGCCCTTTTTATCTACAAGGTTCATTACATTCTCTAGCGAAATGTCCGTCTTTATTACAATTGAAacattttctctctccctttctccctccctctgactttccctttctgtctgccCTAGTCCTGTTCTCACTGTCTTATCTCTATTGGCTCTGTCTTCTAGCACTGCCATTAGGAACTCATCTTTCCTGGGCTTATGTCTATTCTTCTCTCCTACATCAGAGGTTTTTCTGAATAGTCCTGATCGGTTCTGATTCGGTAAATGTGTCTGATATTTCCCCCTCCACGCTTGGTCTACTAAAGAAGGATATAGTTTTTGACTCCCACCCCCGCCCAATTGGCTATCTTTTTCGGCtgctgaccatcgttatgtttggaggaaaaaaggggaggcttgcaaaccaaagaacaccatcccaaccgtgaagcacgggggtggcagcatcatgttgtgggggtgctttgcggcaggagggattggtgcatttcacaaaatagatggcatcatgagggaggaaaatcatgtggatatattgaagcaacatctcaagacatcagtcaggaagttaaagcttggtcgcaaatgggtcttccaaatggacaatgaccccaagcatacttccaaagttgtggcaaaatagcgtaaggacaacaaagtcaaggtattggagtggccatcacaaagccctgacctcaatcctatagaaaaattgtgggcagaactgaaaaagcgtgtgcgagcaaggaggcctccaaacctgactcagttacactagctctgtcaggaggaatggaccaaaattcacccaacttattatgggaagcttgtggaaggctacctgaaacatttggcccaagttaaacaatttaaaggcaatgctaccaaatactaattgagtgtatgtaaacttctgatccactgggaatgtgacaaaagaaataaaagctgaaataaatcactctactattattctgacatttgacattcataaaatgaagtggtgatcctacctgacctaagacagggaatatttactaggattaaatgtcaggaattgtgatgaatgtatttggctaaggtgtatgtaaacttccgacttcaactgtatatgtctaTGCTTACGACAGGTGGATTTTACATCTTGTGGGGGACTTTTCAGTATTCTTGCCATCGTAGTCTTGGTTACTGGGATCATCACAGCCATCGTACTATCCTTTAAATATGTAAGTGCCTCAGTTTGGTCAAAAGTTGAAGTGCATTAATAGTAATATGCATGCATCTTTCACATTTTAATGCACTTTGATTGTCTCTATTTGCACgaatctgagaaatgaaggcctaTACATACAAAATGTCCTGTGTTTTCTTTCACTCACAGGTCCCATGGCTTCATATGCTCTATGCTGCAATTGGAGCTGTCGTTTACACCCTGGTGAGTTTGTTTTTTCTTATATATATCAAAGGGAATAGAATGGTGACTTTCTTCATTTCTCTTGAACCAACCTGTATGTATGAAATTAACCATTTTTATTTTGTAGTTTTTAGCATACAACACCCAGCTTCTCATCGGAAACCGCAAGCTTTCCATCAGCCCAGAGGAGTATGTTTTTGGAGCACTTTCACTTTATGTTGATATTGTCCAGATCTTCATTTTCCTCCTGCAACTAGTTGGGGCTTCCACAGATTAAAGGCAGGAGGATGACATACGACCTAGTGTGGATAGATCCTTCTTATATTGTATTTTTTCACCTCAAACTGTTGCTGCTCATACAGGACTGTAAATTATACTTATTTTTTTGTCTTTTAAATCCATTAACATAACCCTATGAGAGTGCTGCAAACTTTCAATTAAGATTATATATTTATAGTATATTTACTTATTATTCCCAGAATGGATGTTGGTTATGTGATGATTTGGTAAGTTATGAATGCAATATGCATACATGATTGTCTGAATCGCATTTGATTTGACCTACATATGTTTAAAATACATTTCGTTGCCTTTTTCCTTAAACTGTAAGAATGGAAAACATAATTAAT
This genomic window contains:
- the LOC139546959 gene encoding protein lifeguard 3-like produces the protein MSKSDFPPAYEDALHGPRPRHGNYPQPPPAYGPYPAQSSAQYPGQAGYPLGYPPSGMPYSIPLGMPTSNTVEDDEFAYSTAWESISIRHAFIRKVYLILAAQLIVTVSIVAVFTFVEEVRAFVIRNPAVYWASFAVYLVTYCLLVCCKGPGRRFPWNFVLLAIFTLAMSYMTGTISSYYDTKAVFLTIGITAIVCIIVTIFCFQTKVDFTSCGGLFSILAIVVLVTGIITAIVLSFKYVPWLHMLYAAIGAVVYTLFLAYNTQLLIGNRKLSISPEEYVFGALSLYVDIVQIFIFLLQLVGASTD